In bacterium, a single genomic region encodes these proteins:
- a CDS encoding N-acetylmuramoyl-L-alanine amidase, translated as MRPDSLIGKTCPYCQTPFKQGVQIATCDQCQMPHHSECWRDNGGCTTFACQGNSVEGIELNNNRQNENIPRDTPISSPRGNKSNVIATLVGALIIAAAIIVSSNQHNAPNSSGGSETSTSVPTPVAPSPVGQTPQPPYSASISLSVYPKPSIVSRADWGAKDPLPGMMVAHTPTRITIGHSGIFRNEGYRLTEKMRNLQRYSQKIAILSRVRTKPVWADVPYHFFIDFNGQIAEGRDIVYASDTLTNYDPNGHILISLEGNFEIEQPNEAQIDALRELVCWLAINYAIPSSEIRGHKDYALTASPGRNLQDLIPTLRTDVDAAASTHNTAE; from the coding sequence TTGCGACCAGATAGTCTTATCGGTAAAACCTGCCCGTACTGCCAGACACCTTTTAAGCAAGGGGTGCAAATCGCGACGTGTGATCAATGTCAGATGCCTCACCATTCTGAGTGTTGGCGCGATAATGGGGGGTGCACAACATTTGCGTGCCAAGGAAATTCAGTCGAAGGCATTGAGTTAAATAATAACCGGCAGAATGAGAACATTCCTCGCGATACGCCAATATCTAGCCCGCGGGGTAATAAATCAAATGTTATTGCTACTTTGGTAGGGGCTTTAATTATCGCGGCGGCAATTATCGTAAGTTCCAACCAGCATAATGCTCCAAACTCATCCGGGGGGTCTGAAACTTCCACATCGGTACCCACACCTGTAGCTCCGTCCCCAGTTGGCCAGACACCGCAGCCACCATATAGCGCTTCAATCAGTCTAAGCGTTTACCCAAAGCCTTCAATAGTGTCACGAGCAGACTGGGGAGCCAAAGACCCGTTGCCGGGCATGATGGTTGCGCACACGCCGACTCGGATCACTATTGGGCATTCAGGCATTTTCAGAAACGAGGGCTACAGACTCACAGAAAAGATGCGCAATCTTCAGCGTTACTCGCAGAAGATTGCCATACTTTCTCGTGTGCGTACCAAGCCTGTCTGGGCAGATGTTCCGTATCACTTCTTCATCGACTTTAACGGCCAAATAGCCGAAGGAAGAGATATTGTTTACGCCTCCGATACACTAACAAACTACGACCCAAATGGCCATATTCTCATCTCATTAGAGGGCAACTTCGAGATAGAACAGCCAAATGAAGCCCAGATAGATGCACTTCGGGAACTAGTGTGTTGGCTTGCAATTAATTATGCTATCCCGTCCTCTGAAATAAGAGGACACAAGGATTACGCACTTACCGCCTCTCCCGGTAGAAACCTGCAAGACCTTATACCCACATTACGCACCGATGTTGATGCTGCTGCGTCGACGCATAACACCGCTGAATGA